A window from Candidatus Delongbacteria bacterium encodes these proteins:
- a CDS encoding FixH family protein, with amino-acid sequence MSDLTEMERRGRMWPWMVVGLLLLMILLMGVLLYSAIGDPSHVVVENYYDKAVHWDREQAQLEQDRRLGWHVELEFRAVPPELAVDAGAGVPNTLVVAQLVDSLNRPLDSLSVHLRAFFSARAGRVFEADLQPMAGGYGAAFRLGPPGMWEFQLEARRDTMRYTWLETRELGAVR; translated from the coding sequence AGCGCCGCGGCCGGATGTGGCCCTGGATGGTGGTGGGCCTGCTGCTGCTGATGATCCTGCTGATGGGCGTCCTGCTCTATTCGGCCATCGGGGATCCCTCCCATGTGGTGGTGGAGAACTACTACGACAAGGCCGTGCACTGGGACCGCGAGCAGGCCCAGCTGGAGCAGGACCGCCGATTGGGCTGGCACGTGGAGCTGGAGTTCCGCGCGGTGCCGCCGGAGCTGGCCGTGGACGCGGGCGCCGGGGTGCCCAACACGCTGGTGGTCGCGCAGCTGGTGGACTCGCTGAACCGGCCGCTGGACAGCCTGAGCGTGCATCTCAGGGCCTTCTTCAGCGCCCGGGCAGGGCGCGTGTTCGAGGCGGATCTGCAGCCCATGGCGGGCGGCTACGGCGCGGCCTTCCGGCTGGGCCCGCCCGGCATGTGGGAGTTCCAGCTGGAGGCCCGCCGCGACACCATGCGCTACACGTGGCTGGAAACGCGCGAGCTGGGCGCCGTCCGCTGA
- a CDS encoding sulfite exporter TauE/SafE family protein, with product MSALFWAVLGASLLGSLHCAGMCGGFVAFYAGGDRSSGLSRALSHAAYSLGRLLTYVLLGIMAGILGRALDLAGAAAGLQRGAAIAAGVLMMVWGLVMLLQVRGVRISTHLPPVFQRLVQEALGQLGDKPPVVKALTLGLLSTLLPCGWLYAFAITAAGTGDPVQGALVMAAFWLGTLPVLLTLGMSVQALAGPLRRHLPLVSALILLCIGAWTVLDRARIPVERFGGIRAAVVLESAEAPKAAGLKPWELPCCQDKPDSSASQ from the coding sequence GTGAGCGCATTGTTCTGGGCCGTTCTTGGAGCCAGCCTGCTGGGGAGTCTGCACTGCGCGGGCATGTGCGGCGGCTTCGTGGCCTTTTACGCGGGCGGCGACCGCTCCAGCGGGTTGAGCCGCGCGCTGTCCCACGCGGCCTACAGCCTGGGCCGGCTGCTGACCTACGTGCTGCTGGGCATCATGGCCGGCATCCTGGGCCGGGCCCTGGATCTGGCGGGCGCCGCGGCGGGCCTGCAGCGCGGCGCGGCTATCGCGGCCGGCGTGTTGATGATGGTCTGGGGCCTGGTGATGCTGCTCCAGGTGCGCGGCGTGCGGATCTCCACCCACTTGCCCCCCGTCTTCCAGCGCCTGGTGCAGGAAGCCCTGGGCCAGCTGGGCGACAAGCCGCCGGTGGTCAAGGCCCTCACCCTGGGCCTGTTGTCAACGCTGTTGCCCTGCGGCTGGCTCTACGCCTTCGCCATCACGGCCGCCGGCACGGGCGACCCCGTCCAGGGCGCGCTGGTGATGGCCGCCTTCTGGCTGGGCACGCTGCCCGTGCTGCTGACCCTGGGCATGAGCGTGCAGGCGCTGGCCGGCCCGCTGCGCCGCCACCTGCCGCTGGTGAGCGCGCTGATCCTGCTCTGCATCGGCGCCTGGACCGTGCTGGACCGGGCGCGAATTCCCGTGGAGCGCTTCGGTGGGATCCGGGCCGCCGTGGTGCTGGAATCCGCGGAAGCGCCCAAGGCCGCTGGTCTCAAGCCCTGGGAGCTGCCCTGCTGCCAGGACAAGCCGGACTCCAGCGCCAGCCAGTGA
- a CDS encoding heavy metal translocating P-type ATPase, producing the protein MSETRCTHCNLPVPAGLIVPGAERQFCCGGCRTVYEVIHDHGLEQFYRVARSTGETPWKANPTGRSYEDFDDPAFLDLYARPAGDGLRQIELYLENVHCAACVWLVERVSLALPGVVEARLDVRRSQATVIWNPAQARLSVAARFMDQLGYTPHPYRGVKVRELRREEDRRLLLRIGVAGAVAANVMLIAVALYGGFFEGMERQYESFFRWVSLLAMLPAMFFSASVFFKGAWAALKSRRLHMDLPVSIGLLAGFASGVVNTVRNSGDIYFDSLATLILLLLGGRWLERRRQRESADAAELLYSLSPAGARRVDPTPEGECIREVPVEALKVGDLVEVRAGDLLPVDGIVVAGRSELNLSLLTGESRPEPVEPGQPVHAGTTNLLSPLRVRVEATGEETRVGRLLQVVEEAAGRRAPIVRLADRIAGWFVGAVVLAAGGTFALWLWLDPSQAVNHTVALLIVSCPCALGLATPLAVSVAVGRAARAGILVKGGDVIEALSKPGLLLLDKTGTLTEGRVSVVRLLGDAGLLGPAAALERRVQHPVARALVDAQSRQTPDPRRLEEEPFEVEELRQDLGGGIRGRVDGHDYWVGSPAWVGAQLPDGLPGDVQAWVEELVAEGHSPVVLARDGRPAAVAGLGDALRPDAARTVARLQERGWRLGILSGDHPRIVARVAAELGLPPADCRGGVLPEEKLAAVEAAARQGVVVMVGDGVNDAAALSAATVGVSVHGGAEASLAAADVFLTTPGLGAVADLVDGARRTVVVIRRNLLFSLCYNLLGAGLAIAGYINPLVAALLMPLSSLTVVTSSFRAKTFR; encoded by the coding sequence ATGAGCGAGACCCGCTGCACGCACTGCAACCTGCCCGTTCCCGCCGGCCTGATCGTCCCCGGCGCCGAACGCCAGTTCTGCTGCGGCGGCTGCCGGACGGTCTACGAAGTGATCCACGACCACGGGCTGGAGCAATTCTACCGCGTGGCCCGCTCCACGGGCGAGACGCCCTGGAAGGCCAATCCCACCGGCCGCAGCTACGAGGACTTCGACGACCCCGCCTTCCTGGATCTCTACGCGCGCCCCGCCGGCGACGGGCTGCGGCAGATCGAACTCTACCTGGAGAACGTCCACTGCGCGGCCTGCGTCTGGCTGGTGGAGCGGGTCTCCCTGGCGCTGCCCGGCGTGGTGGAGGCACGGTTGGACGTGCGGCGCAGCCAGGCCACCGTGATCTGGAACCCGGCCCAGGCGCGGCTCTCCGTCGCCGCGCGCTTCATGGACCAGTTGGGCTACACGCCTCATCCCTACCGTGGCGTCAAGGTGCGCGAGTTGCGCCGGGAGGAGGACCGCCGCCTGCTGCTGCGCATCGGCGTGGCCGGCGCCGTGGCGGCCAACGTCATGCTCATCGCCGTGGCGCTCTACGGCGGCTTCTTCGAGGGTATGGAGCGCCAGTACGAGAGCTTCTTCCGCTGGGTGAGCCTGCTGGCCATGCTGCCGGCCATGTTCTTCTCGGCCTCGGTGTTCTTCAAAGGGGCCTGGGCCGCATTGAAGAGCCGGCGCCTGCACATGGACCTGCCGGTGAGCATCGGCCTACTGGCCGGCTTCGCCAGCGGCGTGGTGAACACCGTGCGCAACTCGGGCGACATCTACTTCGACAGCCTGGCCACGCTGATCCTGCTGCTGCTGGGCGGGCGCTGGCTGGAGCGCCGCCGCCAGCGCGAGAGCGCCGACGCCGCCGAGCTGCTCTACAGCCTCTCCCCGGCGGGCGCCCGGCGGGTGGATCCCACCCCGGAGGGCGAGTGCATCCGCGAGGTGCCGGTGGAGGCGCTCAAGGTGGGCGACCTGGTGGAGGTGCGGGCGGGCGACCTGTTGCCCGTGGACGGCATCGTGGTGGCGGGGCGGAGCGAACTCAACCTTTCGCTGCTCACCGGCGAGTCCCGCCCGGAGCCCGTGGAGCCCGGCCAGCCCGTCCACGCGGGCACCACCAACCTGCTCTCGCCGCTGCGCGTGCGCGTGGAGGCCACCGGCGAGGAGACCCGGGTGGGCCGCCTGCTGCAGGTGGTGGAGGAGGCCGCCGGGCGGCGCGCGCCCATCGTACGGCTGGCGGACCGCATCGCCGGCTGGTTCGTGGGCGCCGTGGTGCTGGCGGCGGGGGGCACCTTCGCCCTCTGGCTGTGGCTGGATCCCAGCCAGGCCGTCAACCATACCGTGGCCCTGCTCATCGTCAGCTGTCCCTGCGCCCTGGGTCTGGCCACGCCGCTGGCCGTGAGCGTGGCTGTGGGGCGGGCCGCCCGCGCGGGGATCCTGGTCAAGGGCGGCGACGTGATCGAGGCGCTGAGCAAGCCGGGCCTGCTGCTGCTGGACAAAACCGGCACCCTCACCGAGGGCCGGGTCTCCGTGGTGCGCCTGCTGGGGGACGCCGGGCTCTTGGGGCCTGCCGCCGCGCTGGAGCGCCGTGTGCAGCATCCCGTGGCCCGGGCCCTGGTGGACGCCCAGTCGCGCCAGACGCCGGATCCGCGCCGGTTGGAAGAGGAGCCCTTCGAGGTGGAGGAGCTGCGCCAGGATCTGGGCGGCGGGATCCGCGGCCGGGTGGACGGCCACGACTACTGGGTCGGGTCGCCCGCCTGGGTGGGCGCCCAGTTGCCGGACGGGCTGCCCGGCGACGTGCAGGCCTGGGTGGAGGAATTGGTCGCCGAGGGCCACAGCCCGGTGGTGCTGGCCCGGGACGGCCGGCCCGCCGCCGTGGCGGGTCTGGGCGATGCCCTGCGACCGGACGCCGCCCGGACGGTGGCGCGGCTGCAGGAGCGCGGCTGGCGGCTGGGCATCTTGAGCGGCGACCATCCGCGCATCGTGGCCCGGGTGGCCGCCGAACTGGGTCTGCCGCCGGCGGATTGCCGGGGCGGCGTGCTGCCCGAGGAGAAGCTGGCCGCCGTGGAGGCGGCCGCGCGCCAGGGCGTGGTGGTGATGGTGGGGGACGGGGTCAACGATGCGGCCGCACTCTCCGCCGCCACGGTGGGCGTCAGCGTGCACGGCGGCGCGGAAGCCAGCCTGGCCGCGGCGGACGTCTTCCTGACCACGCCGGGACTGGGGGCCGTGGCCGATCTGGTGGACGGCGCCCGCCGCACGGTGGTCGTGATCCGTCGCAACCTGCTGTTCTCGCTCTGCTACAACCTGCTGGGGGCCGGACTGGCCATTGCCGGCTACATCAACCCGCTGGTGGCCGCGCTGCTGATGCCCCTCTCCAGCCTGACGGTGGTGACCTCCAGCTTTCGCGCGAAGACCTTTCGCTGA
- the ccoS gene encoding cbb3-type cytochrome oxidase assembly protein CcoS, whose protein sequence is MSVIYVVLPLALVIAAGMVWAFVRSVRKGQFDDLETPAIRMLFEDSPVQRRPPADAANPGQPGPQDEHPPRA, encoded by the coding sequence ATGTCCGTCATCTACGTCGTGTTGCCGCTGGCGCTGGTGATCGCCGCGGGAATGGTCTGGGCCTTCGTGCGCTCGGTGCGCAAGGGGCAGTTCGACGACCTGGAGACCCCGGCCATCCGCATGCTCTTCGAGGACTCCCCCGTCCAGCGGCGCCCCCCGGCCGACGCGGCGAATCCAGGCCAACCAGGCCCCCAGGACGAACACCCGCCGCGCGCCTGA
- a CDS encoding sigma-70 family RNA polymerase sigma factor, with translation MHGPHAPAPDRFWQLLEPQWPALCALARQLAPPGEDHDLLQDCLFKGLTGLPGLREEARFRPWMARILVHEARRRWRRGLWRRWLPGREGGEAGTEPTHGASAEEHLQRWHLKAALASLRPERRETLLLHYLGGLSLAEVAEARGESLAAVKTRIHRARRELRDLLDGRLNLALIGRSCEEELDHGFERELEARRLQGQES, from the coding sequence ATGCATGGACCCCACGCTCCCGCCCCGGATCGTTTCTGGCAGCTGCTGGAACCCCAGTGGCCGGCCCTCTGCGCCCTGGCGCGCCAACTGGCTCCGCCGGGGGAGGACCACGACCTGCTGCAGGACTGCCTGTTCAAGGGGTTGACGGGGCTGCCCGGACTGCGGGAGGAAGCGCGCTTCCGGCCCTGGATGGCCCGCATCCTGGTGCACGAGGCCCGCCGCCGGTGGCGGCGCGGGCTTTGGCGGCGCTGGCTGCCCGGCCGGGAGGGCGGCGAGGCGGGGACCGAGCCCACCCACGGCGCCAGTGCCGAGGAACATCTGCAGCGCTGGCACCTCAAGGCGGCGCTGGCCAGCCTGCGGCCGGAGCGGCGGGAGACGCTGCTGCTGCACTACTTGGGTGGGCTCTCGCTGGCCGAGGTGGCCGAGGCGCGCGGGGAATCCCTGGCTGCGGTGAAAACGCGCATCCACCGGGCCCGGCGCGAGCTGCGGGACTTGCTGGACGGTCGTCTCAATCTGGCCCTCATCGGACGAAGCTGCGAGGAGGAACTGGACCATGGATTCGAACGCGAACTGGAAGCCCGGCGACTGCAGGGACAAGAGTCCTGA